A section of the Rossellomorea marisflavi genome encodes:
- a CDS encoding acyl-CoA carboxylase subunit beta — translation MMTSKTTEKLEETRERIRTGGEEKYHQKLKEQNKLFVRNRLEQLFDQGEYQEDGMFANSAADGLPADGVVTAIGKVGGQTVCVMANDSTVKAGSWGARTVEKIIRIQETAMNLKVPILYLVDSAGARITDQLDMFPNRRGAGRIFHNQVKMSGMVPQVCLLFGPSAAGGAYIPAFCDLVIMVEGNASMYLGSPRMAEKVIGEKVTLEEMGGARMHCSVSGCGDVLAASEEEAIREARRYLGYFPANYQQKPALIDGGAPDSSKVLEDLIPQHQNAPFDMYDGIHALIDAGTFFEVKKLFAPELITGFARFDGRVVGIIANQPKVKGGVLFHDSADKGAKFIQLCDAFHIPLLFLADVPGFMIGTKVERAGIIRHGAKFIAAMSSATVPKISVIVRKAYGAGLYAMAGPAFEPDVCIALPTAQIAVMGPEAAVNAVYSNKIQAIEDPKERIAYVQQKQKEYQEHIDIYKLASEMIVDEIVAANELRSVLIQRFEMYQTKDVEFSHRKHPVYPV, via the coding sequence ATGATGACATCAAAAACGACTGAGAAGCTTGAGGAAACCAGGGAAAGGATCCGTACGGGAGGAGAAGAGAAGTATCATCAAAAGCTGAAGGAGCAAAACAAGCTTTTCGTCCGCAACCGCCTGGAGCAGCTTTTTGATCAGGGGGAATATCAGGAGGATGGGATGTTTGCAAATTCAGCGGCCGATGGCCTCCCTGCTGATGGAGTGGTGACGGCTATCGGGAAAGTGGGCGGACAGACCGTCTGCGTCATGGCCAACGATTCCACCGTCAAAGCCGGTTCATGGGGAGCGAGAACCGTTGAAAAGATCATCCGTATCCAGGAAACGGCCATGAATCTGAAAGTGCCGATCCTCTACCTGGTGGATTCAGCCGGGGCAAGGATCACGGATCAGCTCGATATGTTCCCGAATAGACGTGGGGCAGGGCGTATTTTTCATAACCAGGTAAAAATGTCCGGCATGGTGCCTCAGGTTTGTCTCCTTTTTGGACCATCTGCCGCAGGTGGAGCATATATTCCCGCCTTCTGTGATCTGGTGATCATGGTAGAAGGAAATGCGTCCATGTACCTTGGGTCTCCGAGAATGGCGGAAAAGGTCATTGGAGAAAAAGTAACCCTTGAAGAAATGGGCGGTGCGAGGATGCACTGCTCCGTGAGCGGATGTGGTGATGTACTTGCTGCATCCGAAGAAGAAGCCATCAGGGAGGCCCGCCGCTATCTGGGTTACTTCCCGGCGAACTATCAGCAAAAGCCTGCTTTGATCGATGGTGGGGCGCCAGACTCGTCCAAGGTCTTGGAAGACTTGATCCCTCAGCATCAAAATGCCCCGTTTGATATGTACGACGGGATCCATGCCCTGATCGATGCGGGCACCTTCTTTGAGGTCAAGAAATTATTCGCTCCCGAGCTTATTACAGGGTTTGCCCGCTTTGATGGCCGGGTCGTCGGGATCATTGCCAATCAGCCGAAGGTAAAAGGAGGCGTCCTGTTCCATGATTCCGCAGATAAGGGGGCGAAATTCATCCAGCTCTGTGACGCCTTTCATATACCGCTATTATTCCTGGCCGATGTACCGGGCTTCATGATCGGTACGAAAGTGGAGCGGGCAGGGATCATACGCCACGGTGCAAAGTTTATTGCAGCCATGAGTTCTGCCACGGTACCAAAGATCTCCGTCATCGTCCGGAAAGCTTATGGGGCCGGACTTTATGCCATGGCAGGCCCTGCATTTGAACCGGATGTGTGCATTGCCCTTCCGACTGCCCAAATTGCCGTCATGGGTCCGGAGGCAGCAGTCAATGCAGTCTACTCCAACAAGATTCAAGCGATTGAAGATCCAAAAGAGCGTATTGCCTACGTCCAACAGAAACAAAAGGAGTATCAGGAGCATATCGATATTTATAAGCTAGCCTCCGAAATGATAGTGGATGAGATCGTAGCTGCAAATGAATTGCGTTCCGTCCTCATCCAGCGATTCGAGATGTACCAAACAAAGGATGTCGAGTTCAGCCATAGAAAGCACCCGGTTTATCCTGTTTGA
- a CDS encoding ketopantoate reductase family protein — MDIGIIGAGAVGLLFAGYLGKRHDVTVYARRNEQREHLEASGVTVWREGRKEQTDVGVKSLSSLDSQHDLVILAVKGYDLDESLFITVPTEIPLLFLQNGIGHLDFLKTLPHDTVMAASVEHGALKENDYTVLHKGVGVTKIALVRGMNGPLQCLMKDGDEAFPFEEEEDYETMLLRKLFINAAINPLTAITGCVNGEMRSNPHYNALIREVYGELLHLYPHMETVISLEDIESICFNTAQNRSSMLTDVENGRKTEVESILGEIIRMASPLDIPVIHTLYLLVKGKESAGRQT, encoded by the coding sequence ATGGATATCGGAATAATAGGGGCAGGGGCAGTCGGACTTTTGTTCGCCGGCTACCTTGGTAAACGACATGACGTGACAGTCTATGCAAGGAGAAATGAACAAAGGGAACACTTGGAAGCTAGTGGTGTCACAGTGTGGCGCGAAGGGAGAAAAGAGCAGACCGATGTGGGGGTAAAGTCTCTCAGCTCGCTTGACAGCCAACATGATCTTGTCATCCTTGCCGTAAAGGGGTATGACCTTGATGAGTCACTATTCATCACCGTCCCTACAGAGATCCCCCTTCTGTTCCTCCAAAACGGAATCGGTCATCTGGATTTCCTGAAGACACTTCCTCACGATACCGTCATGGCGGCATCTGTTGAACATGGCGCCCTCAAGGAGAATGATTATACCGTCTTACATAAAGGCGTGGGTGTTACGAAAATCGCCTTGGTTCGGGGAATGAACGGGCCGTTGCAATGTTTGATGAAAGATGGGGATGAGGCTTTTCCTTTTGAAGAAGAGGAAGATTATGAAACGATGCTCCTCAGGAAGCTGTTCATCAATGCAGCCATCAATCCATTGACGGCCATTACCGGCTGTGTGAATGGAGAGATGAGGTCGAATCCCCACTACAACGCCCTTATCAGGGAGGTTTATGGAGAACTTCTTCATCTTTACCCCCATATGGAAACAGTGATTTCCCTTGAAGACATCGAGAGCATATGTTTCAATACAGCTCAAAACCGTTCGTCCATGCTTACGGATGTGGAAAACGGCAGGAAGACCGAAGTCGAATCCATCCTTGGAGAAATAATCCGTATGGCTTCACCTCTGGATATACCGGTCATCCATACGCTCTATCTCCTCGTGAAGGGGAAGGAATCAGCAGGGAGGCAGACATAG
- a CDS encoding DUF3397 domain-containing protein produces the protein MASAFSFIMALVVLIPFAGYFISFIMAKELTGSHRKAVHISIDITTILLMISVHFIIVAIWEQSYFWLILLTVLCSALFFTIVYWRLKGEVDYRGVIRGTWRLNFLLFSFAYLALMVTGLALRVMEST, from the coding sequence ATGGCTTCTGCATTTTCTTTTATCATGGCGCTCGTTGTCCTCATTCCGTTCGCGGGCTATTTCATCAGTTTCATCATGGCGAAGGAGCTCACTGGAAGTCACCGTAAAGCCGTCCACATCTCTATCGATATCACCACGATCCTCTTGATGATTTCTGTCCATTTCATCATCGTCGCCATCTGGGAACAATCCTATTTCTGGCTGATCCTATTGACCGTACTCTGTTCGGCATTATTTTTCACCATCGTGTATTGGAGGCTGAAAGGGGAGGTTGATTACCGGGGGGTGATCAGGGGGACGTGGAGGCTCAATTTCCTCTTGTTTTCTTTTGCCTATCTTGCCCTTATGGTGACGGGTCTCGCTCTCAGGGTGATGGAATCCACCTGA
- the bshC gene encoding bacillithiol biosynthesis cysteine-adding enzyme BshC: MELESLDIPAINQFASKYMKQEEPVTSFFHYNINEQDVFSRRLEDLGEREFPREGLVTCIASYMESLPSSDAVEASMGKLKNDAVVVVAGQQAGLLTGPLYTIHKIVSVIRLAREQEQKLNHPVVPVFWIAGEDHDYQEVNHIFLEQDGKIKKNGYPEQVVDKRMTSDVEYDPAVMKNWISSILKVLGETEFTAGLADEMDGLIREGEDIVTFFARFIMTLFKDYGLLVIDSSYGALRKLEAPYFRHLIENSREITDQVLMQQKTIQAEGFNTQLEISSDAANIFLNLQNERALLERDGSGFKDKNNDSFFTKEELLGILDDQPGRLSNNVVTRPLMQEWLFPTLSFIGGPGEIAYWGELKKAFEFMGMYMPPVMPRLNITILERTVAKRIEELSLSLQEVVRNGVSHVRNEFLDSLKPNELEGELQEIETYLMAKYEGIKKEASAVDSNLEPIVDKNLEIHRKQFEFLRKRTEKSIRDKNERQLSRFDLIENSIRPNGGPQERTLNILYYMNRFGPDFVNRLTDLPFTFDGTHKVVHL; the protein is encoded by the coding sequence ATGGAATTGGAAAGCTTGGATATTCCAGCAATCAATCAGTTTGCTTCAAAGTATATGAAACAGGAAGAACCGGTCACTTCTTTCTTTCATTATAATATCAATGAACAGGACGTCTTCAGCCGTCGCCTGGAAGACCTAGGGGAGAGAGAATTCCCTCGGGAAGGACTCGTAACGTGCATCGCTTCCTATATGGAATCGCTCCCATCGTCCGATGCCGTAGAAGCATCCATGGGGAAATTAAAAAACGATGCCGTGGTCGTCGTTGCCGGCCAGCAGGCAGGGCTATTGACCGGTCCTCTCTATACCATACATAAAATCGTGTCCGTCATCAGACTTGCCCGTGAGCAGGAACAAAAACTGAATCACCCTGTCGTCCCTGTCTTCTGGATTGCAGGGGAAGATCATGACTATCAGGAAGTAAACCACATCTTCTTGGAACAGGACGGAAAAATTAAGAAGAATGGCTATCCGGAACAGGTCGTCGATAAGCGGATGACTTCCGATGTCGAATATGATCCGGCAGTGATGAAAAACTGGATCTCATCCATACTTAAAGTGCTCGGGGAAACCGAGTTCACAGCTGGTCTTGCAGATGAGATGGACGGCCTTATCCGTGAAGGAGAAGATATCGTCACGTTTTTTGCCCGTTTCATCATGACCCTTTTCAAGGACTACGGGCTCTTGGTGATCGACTCTTCGTATGGCGCTTTAAGGAAGCTGGAGGCTCCATATTTCCGCCACCTTATCGAGAACAGCCGTGAAATCACAGATCAAGTACTTATGCAACAGAAAACCATCCAGGCGGAAGGTTTCAATACGCAGCTTGAGATTTCCAGCGATGCAGCGAACATCTTCTTGAATCTACAAAACGAACGTGCCTTGCTCGAGAGGGATGGTTCAGGATTCAAAGATAAGAATAACGACTCCTTCTTCACCAAGGAAGAACTGCTGGGAATCCTCGATGATCAGCCGGGGAGATTGAGTAATAACGTCGTCACGAGACCCCTCATGCAGGAATGGCTATTCCCTACTTTGAGCTTTATTGGGGGACCTGGGGAAATCGCTTATTGGGGAGAACTGAAAAAGGCATTTGAATTCATGGGAATGTATATGCCCCCTGTCATGCCGAGACTGAACATCACCATCCTTGAGCGGACGGTTGCCAAAAGGATTGAAGAACTTTCCCTTTCTTTGCAGGAGGTTGTAAGGAACGGAGTCAGTCATGTGCGAAATGAGTTCCTGGACAGTCTGAAGCCGAATGAACTCGAGGGAGAATTACAGGAAATCGAGACCTATCTGATGGCGAAGTATGAAGGCATCAAAAAAGAAGCGTCCGCTGTGGACAGCAACCTTGAGCCAATCGTCGATAAGAACCTTGAAATCCACCGGAAGCAATTCGAGTTCTTGCGAAAGCGGACGGAAAAATCCATTAGGGATAAGAATGAGCGACAGCTTTCCAGGTTCGATCTCATTGAGAATAGCATCAGGCCGAACGGCGGTCCCCAAGAGCGGACGCTGAATATCCTCTATTATATGAACAGATTTGGTCCGGATTTTGTTAACCGGCTCACCGATCTTCCTTTTACGTTCGACGGAACGCATAAAGTTGTCCACCTATAA
- the mraZ gene encoding division/cell wall cluster transcriptional repressor MraZ yields the protein MFMGEYQHNIDTKGRLIVPAKFRDHLGDAFVITRGLDECLFGYPMDEWRALEEKLKALPLTKKDARAFTRFFFSGATESELDKTGRVNIPTTLVNYAKLDKECVILGVSNRIEIWSKAIWEDYFTQSEDSFAELAENMIGFDI from the coding sequence ATGTTCATGGGCGAATATCAACATAACATTGATACAAAAGGCCGTTTAATCGTACCTGCCAAGTTCAGGGACCACCTTGGTGATGCGTTCGTCATCACACGCGGTCTCGATGAATGCCTGTTTGGTTATCCCATGGATGAATGGCGCGCACTCGAAGAAAAGCTCAAAGCCCTGCCGCTCACAAAAAAAGACGCCCGTGCCTTTACCCGTTTCTTCTTTTCAGGAGCCACGGAAAGCGAACTGGACAAAACCGGGCGCGTGAACATTCCCACCACGCTTGTGAATTATGCAAAACTTGATAAAGAATGCGTTATATTGGGTGTTTCCAATCGAATCGAGATTTGGAGCAAAGCTATATGGGAAGACTATTTCACACAGTCTGAAGATTCCTTTGCAGAACTTGCAGAGAATATGATCGGATTCGATATCTGA
- the rsmH gene encoding 16S rRNA (cytosine(1402)-N(4))-methyltransferase RsmH codes for MFKHTTVLLKETVDGLNIQPDGIYVDCTLGGAGHSEYLAGQLSSQGHLYCFDQDETAIAHAKEKLEAFSDRITFVQSNFRNLKAELANLDVHNVDGVLYDLGVSSPQLDTPERGFSYHHDAPLDMRMDLQGELSAFHVVNHWSFEDLVRIFYRYGEEKFSKQIARKIEAAREKKPIETTGELVELIKDGIPAPARRKGGHPAKRVFQAIRIAVNDELGAFEDSLEQAIDILSPGGRVSVITFHSLEDRMCKTMFKEKAAGPQLPPGLPVIPEGYEPELKLITRKPILPSEDELEMNNRARSAKLRIAEKNK; via the coding sequence ATGTTTAAACACACGACCGTATTATTGAAAGAAACTGTAGATGGATTGAACATCCAGCCTGACGGCATCTACGTCGATTGCACCCTCGGGGGAGCGGGACACAGCGAATACCTTGCAGGGCAACTCTCCAGTCAAGGGCACCTGTACTGCTTCGACCAGGATGAAACGGCCATCGCACATGCCAAAGAAAAATTAGAAGCGTTTTCGGATCGCATCACATTCGTTCAATCCAATTTCAGAAATCTGAAAGCGGAACTTGCGAATCTGGATGTACATAATGTAGACGGGGTGCTATATGATCTTGGCGTATCTTCCCCGCAGCTGGACACGCCTGAACGAGGATTCAGCTACCATCATGATGCTCCACTGGATATGAGGATGGACCTTCAAGGTGAATTGAGTGCCTTCCATGTGGTGAATCACTGGTCCTTTGAAGATCTTGTCCGCATTTTCTACCGGTACGGAGAAGAGAAGTTTTCCAAGCAGATCGCCCGGAAAATTGAGGCGGCTCGCGAAAAGAAACCGATTGAAACCACCGGGGAATTGGTCGAACTGATCAAAGACGGGATTCCCGCGCCGGCAAGGCGCAAAGGCGGACACCCTGCCAAGCGTGTCTTCCAGGCAATCAGGATTGCCGTGAACGATGAGCTCGGTGCATTCGAAGATTCCCTTGAGCAGGCAATCGATATCCTCTCCCCTGGAGGAAGGGTCAGCGTCATCACCTTCCATTCCCTCGAAGATCGCATGTGTAAAACGATGTTCAAGGAAAAGGCTGCAGGACCGCAGCTTCCTCCCGGCTTACCCGTCATTCCAGAAGGGTACGAGCCTGAGTTGAAGCTGATCACACGAAAGCCGATCCTTCCTAGTGAAGACGAGCTCGAAATGAATAATAGGGCACGCTCTGCTAAGCTCCGTATAGCAGAAAAAAATAAATAA
- the ftsL gene encoding cell division protein FtsL, whose translation MSNLARNYQTQPIETSAQPKPKRLREGRTSVITPGEKILLAAFAIMFCFFAVKIVSNEASIYQVNRELQVAEGVIDKQEKANTDLKIQVSELSAYDRILDKAKELGLNLKDKNVKVVEE comes from the coding sequence TTGAGTAACTTAGCTAGAAATTATCAAACACAACCGATCGAGACAAGTGCACAACCAAAACCGAAACGCCTGCGTGAGGGAAGGACATCCGTCATCACTCCCGGAGAAAAAATCCTTCTAGCAGCGTTCGCCATCATGTTCTGCTTCTTCGCAGTGAAAATCGTATCGAATGAAGCGTCCATCTATCAGGTGAATCGGGAACTGCAAGTAGCCGAGGGCGTCATCGATAAGCAGGAAAAAGCGAACACGGATCTCAAGATCCAGGTAAGTGAACTGAGTGCATATGACCGCATCCTTGATAAAGCGAAAGAGTTGGGTCTCAACTTGAAAGATAAGAATGTCAAGGTAGTGGAAGAATGA
- a CDS encoding penicillin-binding protein produces MNIGAAILFGIFGLLFFIIMVRFVTIQVTGEVDGKALTAEAAKKYIKGHILEAKRGSIYDNNGDVIAEDTSAYTLVAVLDSQVTTDPKKPKHVTDPEKTAEILSRYIDMDKSEIYKKLNQKGEKAPYQVEFGSAGRDISHQQMLEIKEEDLPGITFRKESKRFYPNGTFSSHLIGFAQKKDEESSETTGMMGVEKSFNDILSGTNGSVQYKSDVWGYLLPNSEEHVTPPKDGDDIYLTLDKKVQTFLEEAMSQVETEYKPKKMFAIVSDPKTGKILAMTQRPTFHPDDREGLLNNWTNTIVEETFEPGSTFKSYSLAAAVNEGKFNPDELYESGKYYVDKVPQPIKDYNYGNGWGTISYLEGVQHSSNVAFANLLDKLGFETFGNYLNDFGFGKPTGVGLPNEAEGSILYHYPIEKYTTIFGQGTTVTPLQMIQAESAIANDGKMMKPYVISKVVDPNTNKVVKETKPEVAGNPITKESAQKTREYLETTVTSPEGTGARFALDDYRVSGKSGTAQIPDPATGRYKSGATNNYLFSFMGMAPADDPELIVYVGIQEPQLKEGEIGSDPVAAVFKPVMQNSLKYLNIKPQEKVTLKKSSLPDVKDLSVKEAKAELEKAGVEPIILGKGSTVTKQSPPSGDKILEGERVIIKTDGETPLPDMTGWSIRDVFKVAGLTDLKLKVEGNGYVVKQSIKAGTKVKEGQALEVTFKTPQEQMEKKKE; encoded by the coding sequence ATGAACATCGGAGCAGCCATCCTATTCGGGATATTCGGACTGCTCTTTTTTATCATTATGGTCCGATTCGTCACGATTCAGGTCACGGGTGAAGTCGACGGGAAGGCCCTGACGGCAGAAGCTGCGAAGAAATACATAAAGGGTCACATCCTCGAGGCCAAGAGGGGATCGATTTACGACAATAATGGGGACGTGATCGCAGAAGACACTTCCGCCTATACGCTAGTCGCGGTCCTGGATTCACAGGTTACCACTGACCCGAAAAAGCCGAAGCACGTTACAGATCCGGAAAAAACGGCTGAAATCCTATCCCGGTATATTGATATGGATAAAAGCGAAATTTACAAGAAGTTGAATCAAAAAGGTGAAAAAGCTCCCTATCAGGTCGAGTTCGGCTCTGCGGGAAGAGACATCTCCCATCAGCAGATGCTCGAGATCAAAGAGGAAGATCTGCCTGGCATAACCTTCCGGAAAGAATCGAAACGATTTTACCCGAATGGAACGTTTTCGTCCCATCTGATCGGATTTGCACAGAAGAAAGATGAAGAAAGTTCTGAGACCACGGGAATGATGGGGGTGGAGAAGAGCTTCAATGATATTCTAAGCGGTACAAACGGCTCGGTGCAGTATAAGAGTGATGTTTGGGGATATCTCCTCCCGAATTCTGAAGAGCATGTCACCCCTCCGAAAGACGGAGACGATATTTATCTGACGCTGGACAAGAAGGTGCAGACGTTCCTTGAAGAGGCCATGAGTCAAGTCGAGACAGAATACAAGCCTAAAAAGATGTTCGCCATCGTCTCTGACCCTAAAACGGGCAAGATCCTTGCCATGACCCAGCGGCCAACCTTCCATCCCGATGACAGGGAAGGTCTGTTGAACAACTGGACCAATACGATCGTGGAAGAGACCTTCGAACCTGGTTCCACGTTCAAGTCGTATTCCCTCGCGGCAGCAGTCAATGAAGGGAAATTCAATCCGGATGAACTCTATGAATCTGGTAAGTACTATGTGGACAAAGTTCCGCAGCCGATCAAAGACTATAATTACGGGAACGGATGGGGAACCATCTCGTACCTCGAGGGAGTCCAGCACTCGTCCAATGTGGCGTTTGCGAACCTCCTTGATAAGCTTGGATTCGAAACATTCGGAAACTACCTGAATGATTTCGGCTTCGGAAAACCTACCGGGGTGGGGCTGCCGAATGAGGCAGAAGGTTCGATTCTGTATCACTACCCCATCGAGAAGTATACGACCATCTTTGGCCAGGGGACGACCGTGACTCCCCTCCAGATGATTCAGGCGGAGTCCGCCATCGCCAATGACGGAAAGATGATGAAACCGTATGTCATCTCCAAAGTGGTAGACCCGAATACGAATAAAGTGGTCAAAGAAACAAAACCGGAAGTTGCCGGAAACCCGATCACAAAGGAATCTGCCCAGAAAACGAGGGAGTACTTGGAAACCACCGTTACGTCTCCTGAAGGAACCGGAGCAAGATTCGCACTGGATGATTACCGGGTATCGGGGAAATCAGGGACTGCACAAATCCCTGATCCGGCGACGGGAAGATACAAATCCGGCGCAACGAATAACTATCTCTTCTCCTTCATGGGCATGGCGCCTGCAGATGATCCCGAGCTGATCGTCTATGTCGGAATTCAAGAGCCGCAGCTGAAGGAAGGGGAAATCGGTTCCGATCCAGTAGCGGCCGTCTTCAAACCGGTCATGCAGAACAGTTTGAAGTACCTGAACATCAAGCCTCAGGAGAAGGTGACACTGAAGAAATCATCGCTGCCGGATGTAAAGGACCTTTCGGTGAAAGAAGCAAAGGCGGAGCTTGAAAAAGCAGGAGTCGAACCGATCATTCTTGGAAAAGGAAGCACGGTGACGAAACAGTCGCCGCCTTCTGGTGACAAGATCCTTGAAGGGGAGCGGGTCATCATTAAAACCGACGGAGAAACGCCCCTCCCAGACATGACGGGTTGGTCCATCAGGGACGTTTTCAAAGTCGCAGGTTTGACCGACCTGAAACTGAAGGTCGAAGGCAATGGCTATGTGGTCAAACAAAGCATCAAAGCGGGGACCAAGGTGAAAGAAGGCCAAGCCCTGGAAGTAACATTCAAGACGCCTCAAGAACAGATGGAAAAGAAAAAAGAATAA
- a CDS encoding stage V sporulation protein D, with the protein MKRVSNVTVRKRLAIALIAGILIFSIIDVRLGYVQFFKGDWLTGLAKDSWSRNIPFQPERGKILDRNGVELAANQSAPTIFVVPRQITEPKETAEKLAATLNISVEAAYKYVTQKANMVLIKEARKLSYDKAKEVRDMNLKGVYLGEDSKRYYPYGSYLSHVLGFAGIDNQGLMGLELSYDEELSGEKGYVKFFSDAKGKRMPDMADDFEKPDNGLDLKLTIDTKVQTIVERELDIAQETYDPDGIIAIAMNPKSGEILAMSSRPTFDPANFKNVPQEVYNRNLPIWSTYEPGSTFKIITLAAALEEKKVDLHKDTFHDPGHVEVAGSTLHCWKRGGHGTQTFLEVVQNSCNPGFVELGERLGKEKLFEYIDDFGFGQKTGIDLQGEGKGLLFNLDRVGPVEQATTAFGQGVAVTPIQQVAAVAAAVNGGTLYQPFIAKELVDPKTGEVVMRKTPEAKRKVISEDTSKQIREALESVVALGTGGKAFVEGYRVGGKTGTAQKAKDGKYLENNHIVSFMGVAPMDDPEIVVYVAVDNPKGTVQFGGVVAAPIAGSIIGDSLEAMGVPKRKDQIEKKMTWLDVPLIKTPELVGLSKSELQEQLVNLKLEVSGEGDHVVSQSPDPGVKIKEGSTVRVQMSE; encoded by the coding sequence GTGAAGAGAGTATCGAATGTAACAGTGAGGAAGCGTCTGGCCATTGCACTTATTGCAGGGATCCTGATCTTCTCCATCATTGATGTGAGACTCGGGTACGTCCAGTTTTTCAAAGGGGACTGGCTCACGGGCCTTGCGAAGGATTCATGGAGCCGGAATATTCCGTTCCAGCCTGAGCGCGGTAAGATCCTTGATCGAAACGGTGTGGAGCTGGCGGCAAATCAAAGCGCCCCCACCATATTTGTCGTACCGAGACAAATCACCGAACCGAAAGAAACAGCAGAGAAGCTTGCAGCCACTCTTAATATTTCCGTTGAGGCCGCATATAAATATGTAACACAGAAGGCAAATATGGTCTTGATCAAAGAAGCAAGGAAACTATCTTATGATAAAGCGAAGGAAGTACGTGATATGAACTTGAAAGGGGTTTACCTAGGGGAGGATTCAAAAAGATATTACCCGTATGGAAGCTACCTTTCACATGTATTAGGGTTTGCTGGTATTGATAATCAGGGCCTGATGGGGCTTGAATTATCCTATGATGAGGAGCTCAGCGGGGAAAAGGGATACGTGAAGTTCTTTTCTGATGCCAAAGGGAAGCGGATGCCGGATATGGCGGATGACTTCGAAAAGCCTGACAATGGACTTGATCTGAAACTCACCATTGATACCAAAGTACAGACGATCGTCGAGCGGGAGCTGGATATCGCGCAGGAGACGTATGATCCGGATGGGATCATTGCCATTGCCATGAACCCTAAAAGTGGTGAAATCCTCGCCATGTCAAGCCGTCCCACTTTTGATCCCGCCAACTTCAAAAACGTGCCGCAGGAAGTCTATAACCGGAACCTGCCGATCTGGAGTACGTATGAGCCCGGTTCCACATTTAAAATCATCACCCTTGCAGCTGCTTTGGAAGAGAAGAAGGTGGATCTTCATAAAGATACATTCCATGATCCAGGTCATGTAGAGGTTGCAGGGTCCACGCTTCACTGCTGGAAGCGGGGGGGACATGGGACACAGACATTCCTGGAAGTGGTCCAGAACTCGTGTAACCCCGGTTTTGTCGAACTTGGGGAACGGCTGGGGAAAGAGAAGCTGTTCGAATACATCGATGATTTTGGATTTGGACAGAAGACAGGAATCGATCTTCAGGGAGAAGGAAAAGGGTTGCTCTTCAATCTGGATCGCGTAGGCCCGGTGGAGCAGGCGACAACTGCATTCGGCCAGGGTGTTGCCGTCACGCCCATCCAGCAGGTGGCCGCTGTAGCCGCTGCGGTGAATGGTGGGACACTCTATCAACCGTTCATAGCTAAAGAACTGGTAGACCCGAAGACGGGTGAAGTAGTGATGAGGAAGACCCCTGAGGCGAAGAGGAAGGTCATATCGGAAGATACATCGAAACAGATAAGGGAAGCACTTGAAAGTGTCGTTGCTCTCGGTACGGGAGGGAAGGCATTCGTAGAAGGATATCGTGTCGGTGGCAAGACAGGTACGGCACAGAAAGCCAAAGACGGAAAGTATCTGGAAAATAACCATATCGTATCTTTCATGGGTGTCGCACCGATGGATGATCCGGAAATCGTCGTGTATGTGGCCGTCGACAATCCGAAAGGCACCGTGCAATTCGGTGGGGTCGTGGCCGCGCCGATTGCGGGAAGTATCATCGGGGACAGCTTGGAGGCGATGGGCGTGCCGAAGAGAAAGGATCAAATCGAGAAGAAGATGACATGGCTGGATGTCCCGCTCATCAAGACACCAGAGCTCGTCGGTTTATCAAAGAGTGAACTCCAGGAGCAGCTTGTGAATTTGAAGCTCGAAGTGAGCGGTGAGGGGGACCATGTCGTGAGTCAGTCACCGGACCCTGGCGTCAAGATCAAAGAGGGATCGACAGTAAGGGTTCAGATGTCTGAATAA